The proteins below come from a single Candidatus Delongbacteria bacterium genomic window:
- a CDS encoding DMT family protein, whose protein sequence is MLRIVSLTVVLLVISNAFMTVAWYGHLKHLRGSFWLWAALMSWGIALFEYLFQVPANRLGHQVLRIDQLKILQEVIALAVFVPVSIWVLDERPRLDYLWAGLCMLGAVYFIFRAR, encoded by the coding sequence ATGTTGCGGATCGTCTCGTTGACCGTGGTGCTGCTGGTGATCAGCAATGCATTCATGACGGTGGCCTGGTATGGCCACCTCAAACACCTGCGGGGCAGTTTCTGGCTCTGGGCAGCGCTGATGTCGTGGGGCATCGCGCTGTTCGAGTACCTGTTCCAGGTGCCCGCGAACCGTCTGGGGCACCAGGTTCTGCGCATCGATCAGCTCAAGATTCTCCAGGAGGTCATTGCGCTGGCGGTCTTCGTGCCCGTCTCGATCTGGGTGCTGGATGAACGTCCCCGGCTGGACTATCTCTGGGCCGGGCTCTGCATGCTGGGGGCGGTGTACTTCATCTTCCGGGCCCGCTGA
- a CDS encoding glycosyltransferase family 2 protein, with the protein MSDRPRLSVIVPVKDEEDNIPLLAEEIRAALEGVCDWECLWIDDGSSDGSRAAALTLAAADPRHRVLAMAHNSGQSAAMLAGFRAAHGDLLATLDGDRQNDPADLPRLMATLESSGLDALNGYRQRRRDTGFRRFSSRVANGARNAVTGYTVRDVGCSLRVFRRECARNLPPFKGMHRFLPVLFTLDGFRIGEAPVNHRERAAGTTKYGLHNRLWVGLADLVGIFWLKRRFASYRIQELPIGKEL; encoded by the coding sequence ATGAGTGACAGACCCCGCCTGAGCGTGATCGTCCCGGTGAAGGACGAAGAGGACAACATCCCACTGCTGGCCGAGGAGATCCGGGCCGCTCTGGAAGGCGTCTGTGACTGGGAATGCCTCTGGATCGATGATGGCAGCAGCGATGGCAGTCGCGCCGCGGCCCTGACCCTGGCGGCCGCCGATCCGCGCCATCGGGTGCTGGCCATGGCACACAACAGCGGACAGAGTGCGGCCATGCTGGCGGGTTTCCGCGCGGCGCACGGTGATCTGCTGGCGACTCTCGACGGCGACCGCCAGAACGATCCCGCCGATCTGCCGCGCCTGATGGCCACACTGGAATCCAGTGGGCTGGATGCTCTCAACGGCTACCGCCAGCGCCGTCGTGATACGGGATTCCGCCGCTTCTCGAGCCGGGTGGCCAATGGCGCGCGCAATGCGGTCACCGGATATACCGTGCGCGACGTGGGCTGCTCGCTGCGCGTGTTCCGCCGCGAATGCGCGCGCAATCTGCCGCCCTTCAAAGGCATGCACCGCTTTCTGCCCGTGCTCTTCACCCTGGACGGCTTCCGCATCGGCGAAGCGCCCGTGAATCACCGCGAACGGGCGGCGGGCACCACCAAGTACGGCCTGCACAACCGGCTCTGGGTGGGGCTGGCCGACCTGGTGGGCATCTTCTGGCTCAAGCGCCGCTTCGCCAGTTACCGAATCCAGGAACTGCCCATCGGCAAGGAGCTGTGA
- a CDS encoding glycosyltransferase family 39 protein: MKLDWRRLSTPGYPVRVLALFLLMAAALMSGLQQKGFWGAHGESRRAEVARELVSHDRWLVPTLLDEPFITKPPLAYWTMAASMRVFGISELAARVPAMLSVLLALLLVADAGRRLGGLEHGVRAASAFLALPLVLGMGQQAETEAQLLFWITLGLWAWLGLESRSGQWPRRMLLAVALCGGFMVKGPLIWIFLLPAFAVGEFWSTPRLSWRDFLLWVVFALLLVLPWFLLVAQRVPGALDVWLGESVARVSDPDFSVHREPFWYYLPNLVVFLPWLPLLAVAWPPGQRLRQQRTHAWRALLPALLLPLLILSLASSKRAHYLLGLAPVVALLVADSGPWSLVAGWRRHGLWITRTVLVLVPLALMAVIVRLDGLQALPWAILLLSVALFAARTARLLPDGALVVALCYILAGQTLLPTIDAYRNPGPFYLDAGQRVSASSEPGLPVLNWKNDRYSASFQLRRPVRPVATEEALREAAPEGAWLLMQAKDAPALPGSWQRIHAQEFQDPLLPGRQRTWWLVRWSPQSPDTTSSRNDDE, translated from the coding sequence ATGAAGCTTGACTGGCGCCGCCTGAGCACTCCAGGCTATCCTGTGCGCGTACTCGCCCTGTTCTTGCTGATGGCGGCCGCGCTGATGTCGGGCCTGCAACAGAAGGGGTTCTGGGGTGCCCACGGTGAATCGCGGCGCGCCGAAGTGGCGCGCGAGCTGGTGTCTCACGATCGCTGGCTGGTGCCCACCTTGCTGGACGAGCCCTTCATCACCAAACCACCACTGGCCTACTGGACCATGGCCGCCTCGATGCGGGTCTTCGGGATCAGCGAACTGGCGGCGCGGGTCCCCGCCATGCTCAGTGTCCTGCTGGCCCTGCTGCTGGTGGCGGATGCCGGACGCCGACTGGGCGGGCTGGAACACGGAGTGCGGGCCGCGTCGGCCTTCCTTGCACTTCCACTGGTGCTGGGAATGGGTCAGCAGGCCGAAACCGAAGCCCAGTTGCTGTTCTGGATCACACTGGGGCTCTGGGCCTGGCTGGGCCTCGAGAGTCGTTCAGGACAGTGGCCACGCCGGATGCTGCTGGCCGTGGCGCTCTGTGGGGGATTCATGGTCAAGGGTCCTCTGATCTGGATCTTCCTGCTGCCCGCCTTCGCCGTCGGCGAATTCTGGTCGACTCCCCGGCTGAGCTGGCGCGATTTCCTGCTCTGGGTGGTGTTCGCTCTGCTGCTGGTGCTGCCCTGGTTTCTGTTGGTCGCTCAGCGGGTTCCCGGTGCGCTGGATGTCTGGCTGGGCGAAAGTGTGGCACGGGTCAGCGATCCGGATTTCTCGGTGCACCGCGAACCTTTCTGGTACTACCTGCCCAATCTGGTGGTCTTTCTGCCCTGGTTGCCCCTGCTGGCCGTGGCCTGGCCGCCCGGGCAACGCCTGCGCCAGCAACGGACACATGCCTGGCGCGCCCTGCTGCCTGCCCTGCTGCTGCCACTGCTGATCCTCAGCCTGGCCAGCAGCAAACGCGCCCACTACCTTCTTGGACTGGCCCCTGTTGTGGCTCTGCTGGTGGCTGACAGCGGCCCCTGGTCGCTGGTCGCGGGCTGGCGCCGTCATGGCCTCTGGATCACGCGCACCGTGCTGGTGCTGGTTCCGCTGGCCCTCATGGCGGTCATTGTGCGGCTCGACGGCCTGCAGGCACTGCCCTGGGCGATCCTGCTGCTGAGTGTGGCGCTGTTCGCGGCGCGTACGGCAAGGCTGCTGCCCGACGGCGCGCTGGTCGTGGCCCTGTGTTACATCCTGGCCGGCCAGACCCTCTTGCCGACCATTGACGCCTACCGCAACCCCGGCCCCTTCTATCTGGATGCCGGACAGCGCGTATCCGCCAGTTCGGAGCCCGGCCTGCCCGTGCTCAACTGGAAGAACGACCGCTACTCCGCCAGTTTCCAGCTGCGCCGGCCCGTACGCCCGGTTGCCACCGAAGAGGCCCTGCGCGAGGCGGCCCCCGAGGGCGCCTGGTTGCTGATGCAGGCCAAGGATGCCCCCGCCCTGCCCGGAAGCTGGCAGCGGATTCACGCCCAGGAGTTCCAGGACCCCCTGCTGCCCGGTCGCCAGCGCACCTGGTGGCTGGTGCGCTGGAGCCCCCAGTCCCCGGACACGACCAGCTCGAGGAACGATGATGAGTGA
- a CDS encoding lipid-A-disaccharide synthase N-terminal domain-containing protein, translated as MTSTIVLVIGFAGQGAYFLRTFFQWIESERRGRSVTPGWYWMLSTVGGICLLSYAHLRHDPVIATGQSLNLLIYLRNLQVMRRRGRSRLPAGLRGALPLLALLLALGLSLTLIDSAPVAHDLWLTAAWLAGWVGQGLFMSRFPLQWHALETHGRTQLGTSFWTISLIGSLLIAVYALSRHDIVILLGQAVGLLAYTRNLQLAQRAGNDPVESDEA; from the coding sequence GTGACATCCACCATCGTGCTGGTGATCGGCTTCGCCGGTCAGGGCGCCTACTTCCTGCGCACCTTCTTCCAGTGGATCGAGAGCGAGCGCAGGGGCCGTTCCGTGACCCCGGGCTGGTACTGGATGCTCAGCACCGTGGGCGGAATCTGCCTGCTCTCCTATGCCCATCTGCGCCACGATCCGGTGATCGCCACGGGGCAGAGCCTGAACCTGCTGATCTATCTGCGCAACCTTCAGGTGATGCGTCGCAGGGGGCGGTCGCGGCTTCCCGCCGGGCTGCGCGGAGCCTTGCCTCTGTTGGCACTTCTGCTGGCCCTGGGGCTGTCGCTGACCCTGATCGACTCGGCGCCAGTGGCACACGATCTCTGGCTGACCGCCGCCTGGCTGGCCGGATGGGTGGGCCAGGGGCTGTTCATGAGCCGCTTCCCGCTGCAGTGGCATGCTCTCGAGACACACGGACGCACCCAATTGGGAACCTCCTTCTGGACCATCTCGCTGATCGGTTCGCTGCTGATCGCCGTGTATGCGCTTTCCCGCCACGACATCGTGATCCTGCTGGGTCAGGCGGTCGGGCTGCTGGCCTACACGCGCAACCTGCAGCTGGCGCAGCGGGCAGGCAACGATCCGGTGGAATCCGATGAAGCTTGA